From the genome of Meriones unguiculatus strain TT.TT164.6M chromosome 17, Bangor_MerUng_6.1, whole genome shotgun sequence:
gctgagtagtattccattgtttaaatgtacaaactttgggcagaatgcgtggacttttatgaaagaagggggagatagaaagacctagagggaacggGAGCTCCAAAAGATGACgaagagccaaaaacaaaacaaacaaacaaacaaacaaacaaacaaaactgagccctggaaggccctgaagagaatgataccgcaactaaagaccatgcatggagaggacctaaaaccccgactcagatgtagcccctagaCTCAAAGTCTCcaagcctagtaaggggagcaggggtggtCTCtggtgtgaactcagtggctgggtctttgatcacctctgcctggggggtgcagccttgccaggctgcagaggaagacagtgcagccagtccagataagatctgataggatagggtcagaaagaaggagaggagaacctccacaagcagtggactaggggagggtcgtgggaggagaagaggaagaaagggtgggattgggaggcagtgagggaggggactagagctgggatacaaaataaattgtaatttataaaaacaaaaaaatacaaataaataaatatatcatttaAAGTATGAACCTATAGTGAACTGTTTTAGTAAATGTTTCTGGAATCCTTAGACATAGAATTATTATAATTTGAAGGAAATGTAAGTACAAGCATTTGTAAGTAAGGGTGGTAAAGAGGACAAAGACAACTGATAAGAAAAGGGGAGTAAAGAAGAAAGGTACAGCGGTCAGTAGAGAAGTGGATCCCTGAAGATCAACACTTTATCCAATATTCGCCACATTAGTTACAGAAACAAAGTGGTCCCAAGGGAAGCACAATTCTGGACATAGATTAAACAAAGTATAAAGGTCACACAATAAAGATTTTTACAAAATAAAGATACTACAGAAGGCTAATCCAAAGGTTGTAGATTCAAATATTTATTCAGTAGAAGCTGGAGAACCCATACCCTCCACAGCATGAAGGACGGCAGCAGCCATATCCGTAGCTAGAACCATATCCGTAGCCAGAACCATATCCAGAGCCATATCCGTAGCCTGAACCACATCCATAGCCAGAGCCATATCCGTAGCCTCCATAACCACAGCCATAGCCCAGTCTGCGGAAGCTGTTACAGCCACAGCCATAGCCGCAGCCCAGGCCTCCGTAGTAGCCGCTGTAGTAGCTCATGGTGTGGGAATTTCCTTTGTAGTGGCAGGACAATTCTGTCAGTGCAGCTCCACAAGCACATTTATATAGAGAGAAGCCACGCCTCTAAATGTCATTCATTAAAGCACACTGAAAACTATGCCAACAATCTTGTTTCTTGGGACTCAACCGCATCCACTCCTTGTTTGCCTGGCAGGTGATTAAAAGGTTATGCAACTTGTTTAATGGCCCTGCTTTATTTGGATGCCTAGATAAACACTGTGcctctaataaaaaataaaaaaaaaatactgtgctgTTTATAGTCCCCAAGCATGCTTGAGTTTCTCAGTTTCCCCCTACAATAAAATCCTTAACTCCAAATACTGAAATGGTATCACCTGATAAGGCATTTATCCTCTAACTTCATCCTTCATTTGACATTCCATAATTGAAGATTTCTTTCCTACGCAATTATTTTTTGCCAAGAATTCACATGTACTGAATCATAACTGTTGAAATGCTACTTAGTTTATACGATGACTATCAACCATGAAGTCTGTTTTGATACCATTCACTCTAAAGTCAGCTGAGAATCACATTGTGTAATTTAATGATCATATCTACTTAAAAAAACTAATCACAGATGGAAGTCAAGAGCTTCTGATTTTTCATCTTTCCTATATAGACAGTCAGCTTGGTAGACATCATTAAATATGGAGTAGAGAAAAACCTGCTAATTCCATATACATAGGTACCTGCTCCAAACTCATCTTCATTTAGGCTTAAATTTTAGGCATTCATAGGTCTCTACAAGCATATAATGTACTATGATCATATCATATATACGCATTCAATTACTCTCTCTCAACCATCCTctatctttccttttcctctgcctCATCCACAATCTCCAGCTTGGCAATGCCCCATTCACTTTGAGGTTCCTTTCTCTTGCTTGCCCATGtgagaaaaaaactgtaaaaCTTTCTTTGTGATGATAACTCCCTTAAAATGattttttcagttctttcaatcaacacaaaatattgaagaaACTATCTACTCAACATAAAATTCAGTATAGTTTTGACTGTTCTTAACCTCGGTTGTATACCTTTATTGGTAGTTTTAATTAAACAAAGCAATGCTCTCCTAATTGAACCTGGCTTATTTTTAACCAACCTCATTATAAGTATTGATGAACTTATTAGGTGTTATCTATAAATATTCATGCGAGCTATTCATCTGAGGAGAACAGCTGGAATGTCTTTGCAGTATAGaatcaatttattcatttattagttCATCAGATATTTACTGGCTGCTTTTAAATTTCATAAATCAACagattcaaaaaagaactaatcaATGAATTTGATGAAAGCTACATTCTGGTATGTGAGTTATGTATAACTAAGAAGTATGAATGCAAAGTGAATTAAAAACAAgatgactggcttctttgtcttcctatgaggactggtaaggctgctctcccctcaggtggaggtgaacaaagagccagcccatgagttcatgtcagagacagtccctgttcctatttgatgagacctgatagactaaggtcaggtggaagggaaggaggacctcccctatcactgggggaggggaatagaagaagaggcaggaagggtgggatttggaggtggtgggggagggggctacagctggaatacaaagcaaataaactgtaattaataaatataaaattaaaattgggaTAAAAGAAGTTCTAGACCAGCTTGCACTACATAAAACCCtaataaagaataaagtaaaagtaaagtaaaataagcatttgtaaataaaacattgttGTGACATTCCTggttggaaaaaaataaagtaagactTAAATAAATTGTTCTgtaattgggaaaaaaaaaagatgaattagAGCTTCATTTGGAGATCTGTATAGTAGTCTCACCTGTAGTAGGGTTACTGAAATAACAAGGCATAGTGACCTGTTAGTTGACATGGTTGTTCTATCATTAGACATCTATAGAACACTGTGTGTTTCCAGCTGTCTTCCCTCAGAAAAACATTCCTGTTCCATTCCTGTTGCTTaatattttcaaatgatttttccaTCTTAATTAAATGCATGTGTCATTCCTTCAACGTTTTCTctgaaatttttctcttttgtctatattctctttttaaatatttttgttctttatcCTTTATTGAACTTCCCCTCAAAATGTCAAAGTAGGCTATATATATGCCCATGGTGACCAACAGGGGAAACACATGTATGTTTCCAACTTTGCTTCATATCTAGCCAATTTGAAGGTTTTTGTTCTAGAAACACCCTCTGAATATGTAACATTATCCAGACACTGAGCTGTATTATGAAATTTTACTAATAAATAAAATCCCTCCTGCCCCTATTCGAAGAGAGAGCACatgagttatttttttattgctgtaacaaaacaccctGACCAAAAGTGAGTTATGGAAGAAAGTATTTATTTAGGCTCATGGTAAGATAAATAAAAGTCCATCATTTTGAGGAGGCAAAAGAGAAGGCAAGCCTGGCAGCAGAAGCAGGAATCTGGGAGATCACATATTTAGCAAGCATCAAACAGAGACAACAAACTTAAAATGGGAAGAGGATAGAGACttttttcattgctgctttattctttattttttattataatattttattttttaattacagcttattccctttgtatcccacctgtagctccctccttctcctcccaaacccactctttCTCAGTCTTCTCCCCTGcccatcccccagtccactgataagggagatcttcctccccttccttctgatcctagtctatcaggtctcatcaggagtggctgcattgtcttcctctgtgtcctattaaggctgcatccccctgaggtggaggtgatcaaagagcaggccaaccagtttatgtcagaggcagtccctgttcccattacttgggacccacttggacactgagctgctttgggttacatctgtgcagggattctaggttatctccatgaatggtccatggttggagtatcagcctcagaaaacacccctgtgtccagatattttttggttctgttgctctccctgtggaatttctatcccctccaggtctttctatctcccccttctttcacaagattccctgcactctacccaaagttaactgcaaaaaataaagtaatcccattaaaaaatgggatagagACTCTTAAAGCCAGCTCCCAGTGATTTACTTCCTCCAGCAACCTCCACCTCCTTGCTCTGTACAGCCTCCGCAAATGGCTCcaacaactggggaccaaatgttcaaataccCAGGCCTGTGGGGTATATTCCTCAGTCAACCCCCCACTGATACCTATGCTGAACTTTTCAGGTACCCTCTCTCAGATGAAGCACTTTCCTTCCATGCTACTCGCCACTATATTCTGCAACCATACCAATAACACAGTCAGTGCtggtggggtttgtttgttttatcactgACTAAAACACATTATTTCATACCTGTATctcataattaaaacaaaaatcagaatgatGACTATAGTGAGATAGATCAATTAATTATACTAGATCTCTGCGATTTATCTAAAAAGATTAAAAGTCCTAAAAGTACAATGACTGAACATAGCACATGTGCATGGTTTCAGTCCTGACTTGTCTATTAACTACGCTTTCTCTTCTAGCTACTTCGTGGTGTCCCATACCACAGTGATGTATTAAGTCttgtccatttttaatttttcattatttaaacattattacatattatttcatttgtttgtgtgcAAGTGCATGTTCATATGTCCAAGTCAAAACTATGAAGTAATTTGTCAGTCTTCTTTTCATTTGACTTAAATTCAAGTTAATTCTGATCTATAAACTCAGTAAATAATAGATGACATTTATCTGCTTGACTTGGAGATAaagtagtaaaaagaaaaataaatccccCAAAATTCTAGAGCTAATGTTTTAGTGTAGGAGACAGATCATAAACAAATGCAGACTTAATTTATCCTCTCAATCAAAAGATCGCTGACTTGCTAATAAGATCTAAGAGTTTTACGAACAGTGGGGAAACTAACTcaaggttaaataaataaaagaaaaagtattccAGACTTCCTAAGATCATATCCCAAGGAGAAAATGTGGGAGATGTTatctacaaaaatattttaaatagtgaTAATTGATAAGACAATAAAGAAGTTATAGATGAAAAATATGCAACAGTACTTAGAAGTTATTAAAGCCGATGATAAACTCAGATGGAATGatcttttaaaagtgtttctttaGTGTCCACTTACCTCCACTGGAAATACTGCCTGGGTACGGGAGGTGACCTCTTCAAGCTCCATATCCCTGCTGGTTTAAGcttcagctagagtcacctccatAGACTCCCAGAATCCTCCCCCTCACAGAGATGACCCCACACggatttctgttcttttccccagtcctctcttctctctcccctatcCCCACTCTTCCAGCACCAAATCCCCACCTCTGTTGCCCTCTCTACCCCTCTCTCacctagttccctccctccatctacttcagatctctcttttatttcctcttctaagtgagattcaagcaACCTCCTTTGGATCTTCCTTCTCACTTGGCATCTTTGGGTCTGAGGATTGTAGCCTGGTTATCTGTACTTTATAGCTAATgtctacttacaagtgagtacataccatgcgtgTCGTGTCTTTCCATGGTAGGGGAGgtgggctccccctttctgagaagtaggggaggagaataaaggggaagagagagggagggtggtactgggaggagacaagggaattggctaaaattgggatgtaaagtgaataaattatataaaaataaattagaaaaagaaaactgattaaGTTAAAATTGTAATCAGTTTCCAATAACttcaaacataaaaaaagagaaagggaataaATTCGGGGGCTgccttacaaaaaagaaaaaatgaaattattccatctgtaggaaaatggatgggaGATCTGGAGATCATTGAACTAAAATACAAAAGTGagtcttagaaagaaaaatatgttttcttacaTTTGTGGAACAGATATTGGACAGAGagtgagaaacacacacagacatacacactgagacatgcacagagagagagaaaagatagagagagaaagaaagaagcatagAAACAGTCACAGAGATTTGTTAGTGTCCTATATGATGTAATGTAGGCTCTTCATCACTAGCTCCCTTCATATTGGAGAGTCTCTAAATTTGGTAGCTGTCCAGCCCCTGGGCTTGGGTGCTTCAGTAGTCCACATCAGTTGCCCTAGGCCTATAGAATTCCCCTAGAGCCTTTTGGTCTTCAGTCCACTTTGGAAGCCAGAGGAACCTGGGCTTTGTTATCAGTGGAAAAATCTAGAATTAGTAGTGGCTGCACCAGAACAGATGAATTATCaaacaagaaaaatgaatttgTGAATAGAATAAATCAATTCGCAAACAGTATTCACAAAGTTCACCTGGAAACATGAAGACAATGGataaacagaaaagcttcttagttgattccagatccaGTCAACTTGGCAAACAAGGTCATCTACCCCAGAGCCCTCTGATACATATACGATGATAAGAATTTTGACAAGAAAGAGCAGCCCTTGTGATGGGCTGCCTAATCACACGTTCTTATTAAGCGTTCACTGTAGCTGGGAGCAGGATCTCGTAGACTTGGCTGTGAGGAGAATTTCCCAACTCTACAAAGTTGAATGGTGTTCTGGGTGTGTGGAGAGGAACGGCAATAGACTTAGCTGATGAGACTGCTTCCCTGCTAACTGCCAGCATAAGATGGAGATTTGCTCTGGACCCACAGGGCTTTAATTCGCCAACCCCCAAAACGTTTGAAGAAGATTTTTCCAACAGCTTCCAGACAATATCTCAACCTGACTGAGACCTTCCTTTCAATCTTTGGATAGCCTATGCAGATCAATAGAATAAATATGTTGTCAGACTTACACTAGTGTGGGCTAAGAAATGGTGGTTGCTTTGATAAATGCATTGATAAATGTGGGGCATTAGAAGGAATAGAAAACTGTAATTTTTCCTTCTTGTCACTACAAACAAACCACCAACAAGAGAAGTAAACATCATGGACATTTTGCCACACATTTACAAATCAGAGCAGTTTGAGGGGGATAAAAAAACTATTATCACGGGGCTAGACAgaaagctcagaggttaagagcactggctgttcttccaaaagccCTGAGTTCTAgtcccagtcaaccacatggtggctttacaaccatctatgatgagatctggcgccctcttctggcctgcaggcacacatgcaggcagaacacggtataaataacaaataaataaatcttaaaaaagaccCAAAACCTAGTATCAGCGTTAAATGCAGAACTCAGACTCTCCATCTATCTCAACGGTAAAAGTGAGAAGACTGTGAGCTGCTAAAGATGGCTCTCGCATGGGTTTGGGGTTGATACTGCTCTGAGGGCATGTCCGCCATCGAAGGGACACATTGCTCTTGTATTAGAAAAGTTGTTGAACTATGCAGATCTGATAACTGCAATGAATGCACCTGAGTGTGTCAGTGTGACACTGGGAGATCATTAAGTCTAGCCTCATTTTGAAAGCCCAAATTTAAAATGAGTACATAATTCTAAATCTGGTGGGTATACTTAATAATATACTAATGTTTCAGTAATAGTCAGATACTGTAAAATGTTTTAGTAAATGAAATGCTGCATGTCAGAACAATGCAGTGAATATCCCCAGGAATATATTTGTAGTTAAAGCAAAATCACCAAAGAGTATGTTTCTGGACACAATTGGGTATGTAAatttaatattgttttaatttagaagTCATAAATGGGGTCCTGATTTTtcagtgttctctctcttcaatgTCATCTTTCCACCTTCAATGATCCCTTTATATTAGCTACCACTATTTTGAGGATTATTATGACCTAGGGCGTTGGAAGATGTTCCTCAATCATTGCACTGAACTTTGCAATCTCCAGGCTCTTCACAGATCTCCAGAAGATGCTAAATGAGCACATATGTAGCTGACATAGCTACATGTGGTTTCCAGTGATGGTGAGTGGGATGCCTAGAGCTCTTACAAACCACACCGCAGCAAAGAGGCTTAATCCTTCTGCCTATTTACGTTCCCTAGACCACCCAGGCTCACTGACCTCATTAGGATTAATTACAGATCACCCAGTAGAATAGCATTGTATCTAATGCATGCACCTTACTTATCTGAGTTTGTATCTCATCTGAGTTTGTAGGTTCATAAAGCTTCCAAGAATCTGAATTTTCCTTATTACCTCTGATACTTTGTATAGACTGGACACCATGGGATGACACACAACTGTTGTCTGGATACTGAATGATTATAGGATTGAATCAACTATCGCAGCCGGAAGTACAGTATGGGCAAGAGTAAGGCTGGGCAAACGGCTTCTTATGAGAAGTGAGAACTGCCATCCCAGACCATCGCCCAAGCAAAGTTTGTCTAGCGATACCTTTATTTTATGATGTGGACTAATGTATACTCATTTTGTAAGTTTATAAAAACTTTTGTAGTGGTTCCTTTTATTTAAACTGCATGAGGCCTCTATAACACACAAGCAACATATTATTGATATTTGCTCTTTAAATTTTGTTGCGAAGTAATTGTAAGTACACATTACTAATATTTTCAATACTACCAGTGGAAATTTTCCTTTGATCATCAAAATACCATTCCCCAGGTAGAAATTAAATGCACCTTCTTTCAGAGACTCCACTCTCTATTTGTACAAATACCATAGGATTTCTAATTTGGTTGGTTTCCCTTATAGAGTCAAAGACTAAGATAACATAAATTAGTGTATGAGTCAAACTCTAACCTAATGGGATGAACATCTGAAcagaactgtattttaaaatccatcgtttattttaaaaaattataggaACATTCCTTCTGACAACCAGAAATTCAAATCCTCAAAGACTACAATCGAGTTCTATAAACCTTCATACATGCAGAAATTTATCAGTGAAGCACATAGTCATAAATAAAAGTTAACtaaaaaggaaagaatgtaagGATTCTACAATAATATACAAACACTAGGGAAATGAAACACAATGCAGTCATTTTTACGTTTGAAGATAAAATGATAGTCAAACACATATACAGTACAGTCAAAACTTTATGGTCTCTCAATGACTCATAAgctaagttaaataaaaatatttaccatGATCGgtgaaagattaaaaattaatcaTAGTAATGGTTAATTACTATAATTACTATTGATTACTAAATTAATCATAGTAAGGATTAATTTTTACTATGATTAATAGTAAATAATCATACTATTATGATGATGAGACtttatggcattttaaaaacagtCATAACTGTGACCAACCACTGAGTAGACCTTGGGAGCTAGGCAACTTTCTGAATGCTGAAGCAGAAGGCTGCCATCTGGTCATAGCAGGCGGCTTACAGTGTTTCTGAGACCAGTCTCAGCTCCTTCAAGTGTTCTTTATGGACCGAAAGGAGAATGGCTGCCCAAACTATAAATTCCCTCCACTTAACATTGCAAgagcaactttttttttatcaagtcAAATCTGGCATGCTGAAATCTGAAGATCGATTACAGTAGCCACCGATCAGTAGAGAGGTCTAGAATCAACAACAGGGAAATTAAATGAAAGTAGTTGCCATAGTAATAGCTCATTGTGTCAAGATTAAGATTTTACTAGAGAccaaagtgtttgctgtgcataTGAGATACCTTGTTTACATAGGGTTTTCTGCACACACTCTATAGTTGGTGTGGCAACCCACAAGCCAACATGGACTTCAAATTCATGTGCTTAAAGTGCATGAAAAACATCTATATACACATTGTCATTTGGAGGACAGTTTACCAATCTATTAATTTTGACTCCTTTTCATAAGTACCTCTAAATTCTTTTAGCTATATCTTATGCCCTTATGTACCCGCATGTCATATTTTTATAAACAAATTTCATGAGTTAGCATAGAATGGAAACTTCACATTAACTTAATATTAGTTTCATATTGCTTAAGCTTGCTTTAAATTAATAATACCACACTTCTAAACATGAAAAACACAGAGGTTCCAGCTTCTAATGAGCCGTAGTTCAGGGCTTATTGTATTGTTGGTGTTAATTTCTGTATTTCTATTTCCTGTTCCAAATGGATACTGGTTTTATTTTGCTTCATGCTATGTTTGACAGGActgactttaaaattttatggTAAACAATGGCTTTAGTTTAATTGTAAAAATCCAAATTTGTATCAGTTTATATATTTCATATGGTTTTATAGTGATCagttttgtatgtatgtacatccTAACCATACATAAGGTATATTAGtcagcatacacacagacacaaaacccTATGTACACAATTTTTCTTTATGTTACATTCTgtgtatgttctttttttttttttttttcaatgcagtttattcaggaaccttgaacaatcctcaggccctggggaaagccagcccacagcttaaatagcctctgggtataaatagccaggcgtgccacgtgggcaatgcagataggtccacatacatggaagcaagccagatcctcagccttagccaaatgtggaattgttcgtgacagagagcactcaccatcgggaaggtggaaggcagaaaccagctccatctttaaggcatagcattccgcagctctctacagttccccctttttgttttagatgcatcaggcaagagtagaggtctgatctctgatattagaaataaattgggactttgtaccgatgttcatttaggtgtcatccacccaaagagcatcagacccaggtgaatggaattttaggtaagaagtgggaaatagtaagagctggagaggacagggtctccacaaggagagcaacagaacaagaaaatttgaacacagggaacttccaagagactcatactccaaccaaggactattcatggagataacccagaacccctgcacagatgtagcccagggcagttcagagtccaattgggttacatagtaatgttaagagggactgcctctgacataatctgattggcttgctctttgatcacctccctctgggggggagcagccttaccaggccatagtagaggacaatgcagccacttttgatgtgaactgacagactaagatcagaaaggagaggagaacctcccctattagtggacttggggagtggcatgcaagcagagggaggagggagggtgggattgggaggggaggagggaggggcttatggggggatgcagaatgaataaagtgtatgTTCTATTTAATacaatatacatgtatacattcaatgtacaaaataaattatattctgATTTATATTAATATACTAACACCTAAAATATGctaaactttaattaattaatcactCTTTATGCATTGATCAACTGACTTTCTAATTAGTTTTTAAAGGATATTCTAAATTCAAAGAAAACCACTAAAAAAGGAATTCACCTCACTCTGTGGTGAACAAGAGACATACCAAAGTACAATGTGACTAGTTAATGACACTTTAAGTTCTGTAGATTGAACATGTCTGCAAATAATAAACAAAGCTGCATTGTTACAGATTCTCCACTTGACAAAATAGTCCAAGAAGTATGTTTTACAGTTCACATTTTATTTCTCCATAACTATCCACAACATCCACTTACAGTGATATTTTCATTAACAAAACAACTTGTGCTTTTTTTCCAATCATTGCTGATGCTGTTACCTCAGGCAAGAGATCTCATAACCATGAATGTGTTAGAGTATTTATAAAAGAGAATCATTAAAGCAAAAAAACATTAATATTCTATGGATGTAGAGTATAAAACTATCTGCTATTAAATATATAGATCAGTTTCTTTTTACAATTCATTGGTAATAATTAACTATAAAATAACTATACTGTTTAATAATTTTATGACTCTATCGCTGTAGAAAAGTACGACATTATTTCTATGCCATCTAAGATAATCACTTTAATTTAAGAGACCTGTTAGATATTTATATTCTTTCTCTTACAGCTCTTGTCACAAATCATGTGCATGCATTGTCAAGAGATATGACAATCATAGTTAATGATAATCTTCACTTCTCAAAGAAATGATAGAAGACCTATAAATTAAACAGTGAAAATCACATGCCACAAAATCAATG
Proteins encoded in this window:
- the LOC132648619 gene encoding keratin-associated protein 16-3-like — translated: MSYYSGYYGGLGCGYGCGCNSFRRLGYGCGYGGYGYGSGYGCGSGYGYGSGYGSGYGYGSSYGYGCCRPSCCGGYGFSSFY